Proteins encoded in a region of the Caldanaerobius fijiensis DSM 17918 genome:
- a CDS encoding DUF1385 domain-containing protein yields the protein MKLNRKFDYGGQAVIEGVMMRGINGYAIAVRKQDGSIELFKQRFLPITRKFPFLNIPFLRGTFVLLDSLLVGIKSLMYSADVVEGNEQSKDNSVKNLLFMYASITISVAFAVLLFFVLPTYASSFLKGAVRSYIGLNAIEGMLRVLIFLAYLSLISLMKDIQRVFEYHGAEHKVIHCFEHDQELTVENARKYSTLHPRCGTNFLFIVMIVSIIVFSLFQWPSLKDRIVLRIILLPVVAGISYEFIKLAGRSENRFIKVLTYLGLYLQRFTTREPDDSQLEVAICSLKGVLDEGKTIECP from the coding sequence ATGAAATTGAACAGAAAGTTTGATTACGGCGGGCAGGCCGTTATTGAAGGCGTGATGATGCGAGGCATAAACGGATACGCTATCGCTGTTAGAAAGCAGGATGGGAGTATAGAGTTATTTAAACAACGTTTTTTGCCTATTACCCGAAAGTTTCCATTTTTAAATATACCCTTTTTAAGGGGTACATTTGTGCTTCTTGATTCCCTTCTTGTAGGTATTAAGTCGTTGATGTATTCAGCTGACGTTGTTGAAGGAAATGAGCAATCAAAAGATAATTCAGTAAAAAATTTATTGTTTATGTATGCTTCGATTACTATATCGGTGGCGTTTGCTGTACTTTTGTTTTTTGTATTGCCAACATATGCCAGTTCCTTTTTAAAGGGTGCGGTAAGATCATATATTGGGTTAAATGCGATAGAAGGCATGTTAAGAGTTTTAATATTTCTGGCTTATCTTTCGTTGATATCGTTGATGAAGGATATCCAGAGGGTATTTGAGTATCATGGTGCTGAACACAAAGTGATACATTGTTTTGAACATGACCAGGAGCTGACCGTAGAGAATGCCCGTAAATATTCTACACTGCATCCCAGGTGTGGGACAAATTTTTTGTTTATAGTGATGATAGTAAGTATTATCGTTTTTTCTCTATTTCAATGGCCATCACTTAAGGATAGAATAGTACTGAGAATAATATTGTTGCCTGTTGTAGCCGGAATATCCTATGAATTCATTAAGCTGGCAGGTAGAAGTGAAAATAGATTCATAAAGGTGTTAACGTACTTGGGTCTATATTTGCAAAGATTTACTACAAGAGAACCTGATGATTCGCAACTGGAAGTAGCCATTTGTTCTTTAAAGGGTGTGCTGGATGAAGGAAAGACAATTGAGTGTCCATGA
- the rpmE gene encoding 50S ribosomal protein L31, which yields MKKGIHPTYYHDAIVKCACGNTFVTGSTKKEIHVEICSKCHPFFTGQQKFVDTGGRVERFTKKYGWGEKK from the coding sequence ATGAAAAAGGGTATACATCCAACATATTACCATGATGCCATAGTAAAGTGTGCATGTGGAAATACGTTTGTTACCGGGTCTACAAAAAAAGAGATACATGTGGAGATTTGTTCAAAATGCCATCCTTTCTTTACGGGCCAGCAGAAGTTTGTGGATACCGGCGGACGTGTTGAAAGATTTACAAAGAAATACGGCTGGGGTGAGAAAAAATAA